The Trichosurus vulpecula isolate mTriVul1 chromosome 4, mTriVul1.pri, whole genome shotgun sequence genome contains a region encoding:
- the LOC118846281 gene encoding myosin-1 isoform X2, with protein MSSDAEMAVFGEAAPYLRKSEKERIEAQNKPFDAKSSVFVADPKESFVKAVVQSRESGKVTAKTEAGQTVTVKDDQVFPMNPPKYDKIEDMAMMTHLHEPAVLYNLKERYAAWMIYTYSGLFCVTVNPYKWLPVYNAEVVTAYRGKKRQEAPPHIFSISDNAYQFMLTDRENQSILITGESGAGKTVNTKRVIQYFATIAVTGEKKKEDSSGKMQGTLEDQIISANPLLEAFGNAKTVRNDNSSRFGKFIRIHFGTTGKLASADIETYLLEKSRVTFQLKAERSYHIFYQIMSNKKPELIEMLLITTNPYDYAFVSQGEITVPSIDDQEELIATDSAIDILGFTSDEKVSIYKLTGGVMHYGNMKFKQKQREEQAEPDGTEVADKAAYLQSLNSADLLKALCYPRVKVGNEYVTKGQTVQQVLNAVGALAKAVYEKMFLWMVTRINQQLDTKQPRQYFIGVLDIAGFEIFDFNSLEQLCINFTNEKLQQFFNHHMFVLEQEEYKKEGIEWEFIDFGMDLAACIELIEKPMGIFSILEEECMFPKATDTSFKNKLYEQHLGKSNNFQKPKMVKGKSEGHFSLIHYAGTVDYNITGWLDKNKDPLNETVVGLYQKSSMKTLANLFSGATAAEAEAGGPKKGGKKKGSSFQTVSALFRENLNKLMTNLRSTHPHFVRCIIPNETKTPGAMEHELVLHQLRCNGVLEGIRICRKGFPSRILYADFKQRYKVLNASAIPEGQFIDSKKASEKLLGSIDIDHTQYKFGHTKVFFKAGLLGLLEEMRDDKLAQLITRTQAMCRGFLARVEYRKMVERRESIFCIQYNIRSFMNVKHWPWMKLYFKIKPLLKSAETEKEMANMKEEFEKTKESLAKAEAKRKELEEKMVALMQEKNDLQLQVQSEADSLADAEERCDQLIKTKIQLEAKIKEVTERAEDEEEINAELTAKKRKLEDECSELKKDIDDLELTLAKVEKEKHATENKVKNLTEEMAGLDENIAKLTKEKKALQEAHQQTLDDLQAEEDKVNTLTKAKIKLEQQVDDLEGSLEQEKKIRMDLERAKRKLEGDLKLAQESIMDIENDKQQLDEKLKKKEFEMSNLQSKIEDEQALGLQLQKKIKELQARIEELEEEIEAERASRAKAEKQRSDLSRELEEISERLEEAGGATSAQIEMNKKREAEFQKMRRDLEEATLQHEATAATLRKKHADSVAELGEQIDNLQRVKQKLEKEKSEMKMEIDDLASNMESVSKAKGNLEKMCRTLEDQVSELKSKEEEQQRLINDLTAQRARLQTESGEFSRQLDEKDSLVSQLSRGKQAFTQQIEELKRQLEEEIKAKNALAHALQSSRHDCDLLREQYEEEQEAKAELQRAMSKANSEVAQWRTKYETDAIQRTEELEEAKKKLAQRLQDAEEHVEAVNAKCASLEKTKQRLQNEVEDLMIDVERTNAACAALDKKQRNFDKVLAEWKQKYEETHAELEASQKESRSLSTELFKIKNAYEESLDHLETLKRENKNLQQEISDLTEQIAEGGKRIHELEKIKKQIEQEKSELQAALEEAEASLEHEEGKILRIQLELNQVKSEIDRKIAEKDEEIDQLKRNHIRIVESMQSTLDAEIRSRNDAIRLKKKMEGDLNEMEIQLNHANRMAAEALRNYRNTQAILKDTQIHLDDALRGQEDLKEQLAMVERRANLLQAEIEELRATLEQTERSRKIAEQELLDASERVQLLHTQNTSLINTKKKLETDISQIQGEMEDVVQEARNAEEKAKKAITDAAMMAEELKKEQDTSAHLERMKKNLDQTVKDLQHRLDEAEQLALKGGKKQIQKLEARVRELEGEVESEQKRNVETVKSLRKHERRVKELTYQTEEDRKNVLRLQDLVDKLQSKVKAYKRQAEEAEEQSNVNLSKFRKIQHELEEAEERADIAESQVNKLRVKSREVHTKIISEE; from the exons ATGAGTTCGGATGCTGAAATGGCCGTCTTTGGGGAGGCGGCTCCTTACCTCCGGAAGTCTGAAAAGGAAAGGATTGAGGCCCAGAACAAGCCTTTTGATGCTAAGTCATCTGTCTTTGTGGCGGATCCTAAAGAATCATTTGTAAAGGCTGTTGTTCAGAGCCGGGAATCTGGAAAGGTGACAGCGAAAACAGAAGCAGGACAG ACCGTGACTGTTAAAGATGATCAGGTGTTTCCCATGAACCCTCCCAAATATGACAAGATCGAGGACATGGCCATGATGACTCACCTGCATGAGCCAGCCGTCCTGTATAACCTCAAAGAGCGTTATGCAGCCTGGATGATCTAC ACCTATTCAGGCCTCTTCTGTGTCACTGTCAATCCCTACAAGTGGCTGCCAGTGTATAATGCAGAAGTGGTGACTGCCTACAGGGGTAAAAAGAGACAAGAGGCccctccccacatcttctccatctcTGACAATGCCTATCAGTTCATGTTGACTG ATAGGGAGAATCAGTCTATCTTAATCAC TGGAGAATCCGGTGCTGGAAAGACTGTCAACACCAAGCGTGTCATCCAATACTTTGCAACAATTGCAGTGactggggagaagaagaaggaagattcCTCGGGAAAGATGCAG GGGACGCTTGAAGATCAAATCATTAGCGCCAATCCACTGCTGGAGGCTTTTGGCAATGCCAAGACCGTGAGGAATGATAATTCTTCTCGATTT gGTAAATTTATTAGGATCCACTTTGGTACTACTGGGAAACTGGCTTCAGCTGACATTGAAACCT ATCTGCTAGAGAAGTCTAGGGTTACCTTCCAGCTAAAGGCTGAAAGAAGCTATCACATATTTTATCAGATCATGTCAAACAAGAAACCAGAGCTGATTG agaTGCTTCTGATCACTACCAACCCATATGACTATGCCTTTGTCAGTCAAGGGGAGATCACTGTTCCCAGCATCGATGACCAGGAAGAGCTAATCGCTACGGAT AGTGCTATTGATATCCTGGGCTTCACTTCTGATGAAAAAGTGTCCATTTACAAGCTCACGGGGGGTGTCATGCATTATGGGAACATGAAATTCAAGCAAAAGCAGAGAGAGGAACAAGCTGAGCCAGATGGCACTGAAG TTGCTGACAAGGCTGCCTACCTCCAAAGTCTAAATTCTGCTGACCTCCTCAAAGCTCTGTGCTATCCTAGAGTGAAGGTCGGCAATGAATATGTCACCAAAGGCCAGACTGTGCAACAG GTGCTCAACGCTGTGGGTGCCCTGGCTAAGGCTGTCTATGAGAAGATGTTCCTGTGGATGGTCACTCGTATCAACCAGCAGCTGGACACCAAGCAGCCCAGGCAGTACTTCATTGGAGTCCTGGACATTGCTGGCTTTGAGATCTTTGAT TTCAACAGCCTGGAGCAGCTGTGCATCAACTTCACCAATGAGAAACTGCAACAGTTCTTCAACCACCACATGTTCGTGCTGGAGCAGGAGGAGTACAAGAAGGAAGGCATTGAGTGGGAGTTCATTGACTTTGGGATGGACCTGGCTGCCTGCATTGAGCTTATTGAGAAG CCAATGGGCATTTTCTCCATCCTAGAAGAAGAGTGTATGTTCCCCAAGGCAACAGACACTTCTTTTAAGAACAAGCTGTATGAACAACATCTGGGGAAATCCAACAACTTCCAGAAACCCAAAATGGTCAAAGGGAAGTCTGAGGGCCACTTCTCTCTGATCCACTATGCTGGAACTGTGGACTACAACATTACTGGTTGGCTAGACAAGAACAAGGACCCCCTGAATGAGACCGTGGTTGGGCTATACCAGAAATCCTCAATGAAAACCCTAGCTAACCTCTTTTCTGGGGCAACTGCTGCTGAAGCAG AGGCTGGTGGTCCAAagaaaggtggcaagaagaagggtTCATCTTTCCAGACTGTGTCAGCTCTTTTCAGG GAGAATTTAAACAAACTGATGACCAACCTGAGGAGCACTCACCCTCATTTTGTACGGTGTATCATTCCCAATGAAACCAAAACTCCTG GTGCCATGGAACACGAACTTGTCCTGCACCAGCTGAGGTGTAATGGTGTGCTAGAAGGCATCAGAATCTGCCGGAAAGGATTCCCAAGCCGAATCCTGTATGCTGACTTCAAACAGAG ATACAAAGTTTTAAATGCAAGCGCTATTCCTGAAGGACAATTCATTGATAGCAAGAAAGCTTCTGAGAAGCTTCTTGGGTCTATAGACATTGACCACACCCAGTATAAATTTGGCCACACCAAG GTCTTCTTCAAAGCCGGTCTTTTGGGTCTCCTAGAGGAGATGAGAGACGATAAGTTGGCACAGCTTATTACCCGAACTCAAGCCATGTGTCGGGGTTTCTTAGCGAGAGTGGAGTACCGGAAGATGGTGGAAAGaag GGAATCCATCTTCTGCATCCAGTACAACATCCGTTCCTTCATGAATGtcaagcactggccctggatgaAGCTGTATTTCAAAATCAAGCCTCTGCTCAAAAgtgcagagacagagaaggagatggccaACATGAAGGAAGAGTTTGAGAAAACTAAAGAAAGCCTTGCAAAGGCAGAGGCCAAAAGGaaagagctagaagaaaaaaTGGTAGCTTTGATGCAAGAGAAAAATGATTTGCAGCTCCAAGTTCAATCT GAAGCAGATAGTTTGGCTGATGCAGAGGAAAGATGTGACCAGCTAATAAAAACCAAAATTCAACTTGAGGCTAAAATCAAAGAAGTGACTGAAAGAgctgaggatgaggaagagattAATGCTGAGCTGACAgccaagaagaggaaactggaagATGAATGTTCAGAACTGAAGAAAGACATTGATGACCTTGAGTTGACACTGGCCAAGGTGGAAAAGGAGAAACATGCTACTGAGAACAAG GTGAAAAACCTCACAGAAGAGATGGCAGGGCTGGATGAAAACATTGCTAAGCTCACCAAAGAGAAGAAAGCCCTCCAAGAGGCCCACCAGCAGACCCTGGATGACCTTCAGGCAGAAGAGGACAAAGTGAATACACTGACCAAAGCTAAAATCAAGCTGGAACAGCAAGTAGATGAT CTTGAAGGGTCTTTGgagcaagaaaagaaaatccgCATGGATCTGGAGAGAGCAAAGAGAAAACTTGAAGGAGATTTAAAATTGGCCCAGGAATCCATCATGGATATAGAAAATGACAAGCAGCAGCTCGATGAAAAGTTGAAAAA GAAAGAGTTTGAAATGAGCAACCtgcaaagcaaaattgaagatGAACAAGCATTGGGCTTGCAGTTGCAGAAGAAAATCAAGGAGTTGCAG GCCCGCATTgaagaactggaggaggaaatcgAGGCAGAACGTGCCTCTCGGGCTAAAGCTGAGAAGCAGCGATCTGACCTCTCTAGGGAACTCGAGGAGATCAGCGAGCGCCTGGAAGAAGCTGGCGGGGCCACTTCAGCTCAGATTGAGATGAACAAGAAGCGAGAGGCTGAATTCCAGAAGATGCGCAGGGACCTTGAAGAGGCCACCCTGCAGCATGAAGCCACAGCGGCCACTCTGCGGAAAAAGCACGCAGACAGTGTAGCTGAGCTTGGGGAACAAATCGACAACCTACAGAGGGTCAAGCAGaaactggagaaggagaagagtgAAATGAAGATGGAGATCGACGATCTTGCCAGCAATATGGAATCTGTATCCAAAGCTAAG GGCAACCTTGAAAAAATGTGCCGCACTCTAGAAGATCAAGTTAGTGAACTtaaatcaaaggaagaggaacAGCAGCGCCTGATCAATGACCTGACTGCCCAGAGAGCACGCTTACAGACTGAATCTG gtGAGTTTTCACGTCAGCTTGATGAAAAAGACTCTTTAGTTTCTCAGCTGTCAAGAGGCAAACAAGCATTTACTCAACAAATTGAGGAACTGAAGAGGCAGCTTGAAGAGGAGATAAAG GCCAAGAATGCTCTGGCCCATGCCCTGCAGTCATCCCGCCATGACTGTGACTTGTTACGGGAACAGTATGAAGAGGAGCAGGAAGCCAAGGCTGAGCTACAAAGGGCAATGTCCAAGGCCAACAGTGAAGTTGCCCAGTGGAGGACCAAATATGAGACAGATGCCATTCAGCGCACAGAGGAACTGGAGGAGGCCAA GAAGAAGCTAGCCCAGCGTCTACAGGATGCTGAGGAACATGTAGAAGCTGTGAATGCCAAATGTGCGTCCCTTGAAAAGACCAAACAACGACTTCAGAATGAAGTAGAGGACCTCATGATTGATGTAGAGAGGACGAATGCGGCCTGTGCAGCCCTTGATAAAAAGCAAAGGAATTTTGATAAG GTCTTGGCAGAATGGAAACAGAAATACGAGGAAACTCATGCTGAGTTAGAAGCTTCCCAGAAGGAGTCTCGCTCCCTCAGCACAGAACTGTTCAAGATTAAGAATGCTTATGAAGAATCCTTGGACCATCTGGAAACCCTGAAGCGAGAGAACAAGAACTTGCAGC AGGAGATTTCTGACCTGACTGAGCAGATCGCTGAGGGAGGCAAACGTATCcatgagctggagaaaataaagaaacaaattgagCAAGAAAAGAGTGAACTTCAGGCTGCTTTGGAAGAAGCTGAG GCATCTCTGGAACATGAAGAGGGGAAAATCCTGCGCATCCAACTTGAGTTGAATCAAGTTAAGTCTGAAATTGACAGGAAAATTgctgaaaaagatgaagaaattgatcaGCTGAAAAGAAACCACATCCGTATTGTGGAGTCGATGCAGAGCACCCTGGATGCTGAGATCAGAAGCAGGAATGATGCTATAAGGTTAaagaagaagatggagggagaTCTGAATGAAATGGAAATCCAGCTGAATCATGCCAACAGAATGGCTGCAGAGGCCTTGAGGAACTACAGAAATACCCAAGCAATACTTAAG GACACCCAGATCCACCTGGATGATGCTCTCCGAGGCCAGGAGGACCTGAAAGAGCAACTGGCGATGGTGGAGCGCAGAGCCAACCTGTTGCAGGCTGAGATTGAGGAGCTGCGGGCAACTCTGGAACAGACTGAGAGGAGCAGGAAGATAGCGGAACAAGAGCTTCTGGATGCCAGTGAGCGTGTGCAGCTCCTACACACCCAG AACACCAGCTTGATCAACACCAAGAAGAAGCTGGAAACAGACATTTCCCAAATCCAGGGTGAGATGGAAGATGTGGTTCAGGAAGCCCGGAATGCAGAAGAGAAGGCCAAGAAGGCTATCACTGAT GCAGCCATGATGGCTGAGGAGCTGAAGAAGGAGCAGGACACCAGTGCCCACCTGGAGAGGATGAAGAAGAACCTGGACCAGACCGTGAAGGACTTGCAGCACCGCCTGGATGAGGCTGAGCAGCTGGCcctgaaaggaggaaagaagcagATCCAGAAACTGGAGGCTAGA gtGCGTGAGCTTGAAGGAGAGGTTGAAAGTGAACAGAAACGCAATGTTGAAACTGTGAAGAGTCTTCGCAAACATGAGAGGAGAGTGAAGGAGCTCACTTACCAG ACTGAAGAAGACCGTAAGAATGTTCTCAGGCTTCAGGACCTGGTGGACAAACTACAGTCTAAAGTGAAAGCATACAAGAGACAAGCAGAGGAAGCT GAGGAACAGTCTAATGTCAACCTCTCCAAATTCCGTAAGATCCAGCATGAGCTAGAGGAAGCTGAGGAACGGGCTGACATTGCGGAGTCCCAGGTCAACAAGCTCCGGGTGAAGAGTAGGGAGGTCCATACAAAGATTATAAGTGAGGAATAA